Proteins found in one Candidatus Acetothermia bacterium genomic segment:
- a CDS encoding ABC transporter permease subunit, producing MKHALHYLLAVAVVILAWAAVSWALMAVRGREILPSPSATAVAAWENLGVLAAAFGTSALRFFVALVVAFALGLPLGLAVGFERALDTYLSPLIYLLYPIPPVALLLFLYLAFGLGEVVRLVVVVAALFFQVVVAAQGAAKYISPSHVTAVRSAGASRWQLYRHVVLPATLPSVLTAARVSVGLGITLLYIAETKLGVLLGPRSGLGRLIEYYTFRADIALAGVMALALLGLLFYVLLEFLERRLCRWKYIGGQGGA from the coding sequence ATGAAGCACGCCCTGCACTACCTTCTCGCGGTGGCCGTGGTCATCCTGGCGTGGGCAGCCGTGTCGTGGGCCTTGATGGCGGTGCGGGGGCGGGAGATCCTGCCCAGCCCCTCCGCCACCGCGGTCGCGGCGTGGGAGAACCTGGGGGTATTGGCGGCGGCGTTCGGCACCTCCGCCCTCCGCTTTTTCGTCGCCCTCGTGGTCGCGTTTGCCCTCGGCCTCCCCCTGGGGCTGGCGGTTGGATTTGAGCGGGCACTGGACACGTACTTATCCCCGCTGATCTACCTCCTCTACCCCATCCCCCCGGTGGCCCTCCTCCTGTTCCTGTATCTTGCGTTCGGCCTGGGGGAGGTGGTGCGGCTGGTGGTGGTGGTGGCCGCCCTGTTCTTCCAGGTGGTGGTGGCCGCCCAGGGGGCGGCCAAGTACATCTCCCCGTCCCATGTGACCGCGGTGCGGTCGGCGGGCGCGTCGCGGTGGCAGCTCTACCGGCACGTGGTCCTCCCCGCCACCCTTCCGAGCGTGCTCACTGCCGCCCGGGTATCGGTGGGCCTGGGGATCACGCTGCTGTACATCGCGGAGACCAAGCTCGGGGTGCTCCTCGGGCCGCGGTCCGGGCTGGGACGGCTGATCGAGTACTACACGTTCCGCGCCGACATTGCCCTCGCCGGCGTGATGGCCCTGGCCCTGCTCGGGCTCTTGTTCTACGTGCTCCTCGAGTTCCTCGAGCGGCGGCTGTGCCGGTGGAAGTACATCGGGGGGCAGGGTGGAGCTTAG
- a CDS encoding radical SAM protein gives MAWPGYLGWTSQELQERVERLFALASPCRLCPRSCGVRRAAGERGFCRGGLLPWVASFGPHLGEERELVGHGGSGTIFFSGCNLGCLFCQNFTISQLGEGEEISVRELAQIMLQLQERGCHNVNLVTPTHQAPQIVAAVAEAREEGLRLPLVWNCGGYEAVEALRLLDGIVDIYMPDLKYGDSAVAARYSHAPGYVEAARVALKEMHRQVGDLVVEGGIAVRGLLVRHLVLPGGLAGTEAVLRFVRDELSPNTYVNLMAQYHPTHRAWEHPELARRLTAAEYEEALVIARRLGLRRAGPG, from the coding sequence GTGGCCTGGCCGGGCTACCTCGGATGGACATCCCAGGAGCTCCAGGAGCGGGTGGAGCGCCTCTTCGCCCTCGCCTCCCCGTGCCGGCTGTGCCCACGGAGCTGTGGTGTCCGTCGGGCCGCGGGGGAGCGCGGGTTCTGCCGGGGGGGCCTCCTCCCGTGGGTGGCGAGCTTCGGCCCCCACCTCGGCGAGGAGCGGGAGCTCGTGGGCCACGGCGGCTCGGGCACGATCTTCTTCTCCGGCTGCAACCTAGGGTGCCTCTTCTGCCAGAATTTCACCATCTCTCAGCTCGGGGAAGGCGAGGAGATCTCCGTACGGGAATTGGCCCAAATCATGCTCCAGCTTCAAGAACGGGGTTGCCACAACGTGAACCTCGTCACCCCCACCCACCAGGCTCCCCAGATCGTGGCCGCAGTGGCCGAAGCGCGGGAGGAGGGGCTACGGCTCCCTTTGGTGTGGAACTGCGGAGGCTACGAGGCGGTGGAGGCCCTGCGCCTCCTCGACGGGATCGTGGACATCTACATGCCGGACCTCAAGTACGGGGACTCCGCGGTCGCCGCCCGCTACTCCCACGCCCCGGGGTACGTTGAGGCCGCGCGGGTCGCCCTTAAGGAGATGCACCGCCAGGTGGGGGACCTCGTGGTGGAAGGGGGGATCGCCGTGCGGGGCCTGCTCGTGCGCCACCTCGTCCTGCCTGGGGGGCTCGCCGGGACGGAAGCGGTCCTCCGGTTCGTCCGCGACGAGCTCTCCCCGAATACCTACGTGAACCTGATGGCCCAGTACCATCCGACCCACCGAGCGTGGGAACACCCGGAGCTCGCCCGCCGCCTCACCGCCGCCGAGTACGAAGAAGCCCTGGTCATCGCCCGACGGCTGGGGCTGCGTCGGGCCGGCCCGGGCTAA
- a CDS encoding carboxypeptidase M32: protein MSALNELRGYVREMVEISAGAALAHWDQRTCMPEKGAEARARVVGRLERLSFERLVSPRMGELLAAAKGELEDSEVDRALVRHWERQHQRYRAIPPDLYQRFVEACARAETTWEKAKAASDFSMFRPHLAEVVDLVREIAKLIGYQESPYDALVEEYEPGMTARKLRAALGELREELVPFLTKLREDGTPPPPLPQGPFRVEAQRALAREVLQAMGYDFTAGRLDDSTHPFTIGIGPGDVRVTNRYRPDDPFSALFGALHEGGHALYDQGVDPALAWTGLDTGASFGMHESQSRFWENQIGRSLAFWEFFRPKLVQRFRAFSRLTPEEVWRGVNRVEPSLIRVEADEVTYNLHICLRFELEVDLIEGRLRVEELPGRWGKAMERYLGVVPPDDAHGVLQDVHWSGGMFGYFPSYSLGNLYAAQIAAAAEREVPDFWARVRRGELGSIREWLRERIHRHGRVYLPEELVVRVTGAGLSPRPFMNYVQRKYRDVYRL, encoded by the coding sequence GTGTCCGCCCTGAACGAGCTGCGCGGCTACGTGCGGGAGATGGTCGAGATCAGCGCGGGCGCGGCCCTCGCCCACTGGGACCAGCGCACCTGCATGCCCGAGAAGGGGGCGGAGGCCCGGGCCCGGGTGGTGGGCCGGCTGGAGCGGTTGAGCTTCGAGCGGCTGGTGTCCCCGCGGATGGGCGAGCTCCTCGCGGCGGCGAAGGGGGAGCTTGAGGACTCCGAGGTGGATCGGGCCCTGGTGCGCCATTGGGAGCGGCAGCACCAACGGTACCGGGCCATCCCGCCCGACCTGTACCAGCGGTTCGTCGAGGCTTGCGCCCGGGCGGAGACGACCTGGGAGAAGGCCAAGGCCGCCTCGGACTTCTCCATGTTCCGCCCGCACCTCGCGGAGGTCGTGGACCTGGTGCGCGAGATCGCCAAGCTCATCGGATACCAAGAGAGCCCGTATGACGCCCTGGTGGAGGAGTACGAGCCGGGGATGACCGCAAGGAAGCTGCGGGCGGCGCTGGGGGAGCTGCGGGAGGAGCTCGTGCCCTTTCTGACAAAGCTCCGGGAGGATGGGACCCCACCCCCACCTTTGCCCCAAGGCCCGTTTCGGGTAGAGGCCCAGCGGGCCCTCGCCCGGGAGGTCCTTCAGGCCATGGGGTACGACTTCACCGCCGGAAGGCTCGACGACTCCACCCATCCCTTCACGATCGGGATCGGCCCGGGGGACGTGCGGGTCACCAACCGCTACCGGCCGGACGATCCGTTCTCGGCCCTGTTTGGGGCCCTCCACGAGGGGGGCCACGCCCTGTACGACCAGGGGGTGGACCCGGCCCTGGCCTGGACGGGTTTGGATACCGGGGCTTCGTTCGGGATGCATGAGTCCCAATCTAGGTTCTGGGAGAACCAGATCGGCCGATCCCTTGCGTTTTGGGAGTTCTTCCGCCCCAAGCTCGTGCAGCGGTTCCGCGCCTTCTCCCGGCTCACCCCGGAGGAGGTCTGGCGGGGGGTGAACCGGGTGGAGCCGTCCCTGATCCGGGTGGAGGCGGACGAGGTCACGTACAACCTGCACATCTGTTTGCGGTTTGAGCTTGAAGTGGACCTGATCGAGGGGCGCTTGAGGGTGGAGGAGCTTCCCGGGCGGTGGGGGAAGGCGATGGAGAGGTACCTCGGGGTGGTCCCGCCCGATGATGCCCATGGGGTGCTCCAGGACGTGCACTGGTCGGGCGGGATGTTCGGGTACTTCCCGTCCTACAGCTTGGGGAACCTGTACGCGGCCCAGATCGCGGCCGCAGCCGAGCGCGAGGTCCCGGACTTCTGGGCCCGGGTGCGGCGCGGCGAGCTCGGGTCGATCCGGGAGTGGCTGCGGGAGAGGATCCACCGCCATGGGCGGGTGTACCTCCCCGAGGAGCTCGTGGTTCGGGTGACCGGGGCGGGGCTCTCCCCCCGCCCGTTCATGAACTACGTCCAGCGGAAATACCGCGACGTGTACAGGTTGTAG
- a CDS encoding ABC transporter ATP-binding protein, with product MIEVENLTLTYGRGSRAVIALQEVSFSVDRGELVAVVGPSGCGKTSLLLAIDGLVRPTAGGVRIDGEEVRGIRRDVALILQDAGLLPWKTVRQNAELTLRLQGRQEPVDEVLATLGLAGFERRFPGELSEGMKRRVGIARVLALRPQVLLMDEPMANLDSITRERIQNLILNLWAEMRFTGVLVTHDVEEAVFLGRRVLVLSPRPARLVEVVDNPGMGAPDYRGTPEFAARVDYLRRILGSNGP from the coding sequence ATGATCGAGGTCGAGAACCTCACCCTCACCTACGGCCGCGGGAGCCGAGCGGTGATCGCCCTCCAGGAGGTCTCGTTCTCCGTGGACCGAGGGGAGCTGGTGGCCGTGGTCGGGCCGTCCGGGTGCGGCAAGACCAGCTTGCTCCTGGCGATCGACGGCCTTGTTCGGCCCACTGCCGGCGGGGTGCGGATCGATGGGGAGGAGGTGCGCGGCATCCGGCGGGACGTGGCGTTGATCCTCCAGGACGCCGGGTTACTTCCGTGGAAGACGGTGCGGCAGAACGCGGAGCTGACCCTCCGGCTGCAGGGGCGGCAGGAACCGGTGGATGAGGTGCTCGCCACGTTGGGCCTGGCCGGGTTCGAGCGGCGCTTCCCCGGGGAGCTCTCCGAGGGGATGAAGCGGCGGGTGGGGATCGCCCGGGTGCTGGCCCTCCGGCCGCAGGTCCTGCTCATGGATGAGCCGATGGCCAACCTGGACTCCATCACCCGGGAGCGCATCCAGAACCTGATCCTGAACCTGTGGGCGGAGATGCGGTTCACCGGGGTCCTGGTGACCCACGACGTGGAGGAAGCGGTGTTCCTGGGGCGGCGGGTGCTCGTCCTGTCCCCCCGCCCGGCGCGCCTGGTGGAGGTGGTGGACAATCCCGGCATGGGCGCCCCCGACTACCGGGGGACGCCGGAGTTCGCGGCCCGGGTGGACTACCTCCGGCGGATTTTGGGGAGCAACGGGCCATGA
- a CDS encoding D-2-hydroxyacid dehydrogenase, whose amino-acid sequence MRVLICDPVAEPALERLRQAGLTVVVRTGMSPEELVQELSRGYEAIVVRSATKVRKPAIDAAVSLKLIVRAGVGLDNVDADYAKERGIEVLNTPKASSDSVAELALAHMFALARSIPQATQSLREGKWEKKAFHGIELQGKTLGVIGIGRIGQALARRALGLGMTVIAHDKFVSKSPLPDVPLVPLVELLRRSDFVSLHVPADPAGPVIGEKEIAQMKDGAYLINCARGGVVDERALLAALKSGKLAGAGLDVFAEEPPKNMDLLRHPKVSLTPHIGAQTHEAQERIGDEVVEILLQRAKGA is encoded by the coding sequence ATGCGTGTACTGATCTGCGATCCGGTCGCGGAGCCGGCCCTGGAGCGCCTGCGCCAGGCCGGCCTTACGGTGGTGGTGCGCACCGGGATGTCCCCGGAGGAGCTCGTGCAGGAGCTTTCCCGGGGGTACGAAGCGATCGTGGTCCGGTCGGCGACCAAGGTCCGCAAGCCGGCCATCGATGCCGCGGTGAGCCTGAAGCTGATCGTTCGGGCTGGGGTGGGCTTGGACAACGTGGACGCGGACTACGCCAAGGAGAGGGGGATCGAGGTCCTGAACACGCCTAAGGCCAGCTCGGACTCGGTGGCGGAGCTCGCACTGGCCCACATGTTCGCCCTCGCCCGGTCCATCCCCCAGGCCACCCAGTCCCTGCGCGAGGGGAAGTGGGAGAAGAAGGCGTTCCACGGGATCGAGCTTCAAGGGAAGACCCTCGGGGTGATCGGGATCGGCCGCATCGGCCAGGCGCTCGCGCGCAGGGCCCTTGGCCTCGGGATGACGGTCATCGCCCACGACAAGTTCGTGTCCAAATCCCCTCTGCCCGACGTCCCCTTGGTTCCGCTCGTGGAGCTCCTCCGTCGGTCCGACTTCGTCAGCCTGCACGTTCCGGCCGATCCGGCAGGGCCGGTGATCGGGGAGAAGGAGATCGCCCAGATGAAGGACGGGGCATACCTCATCAACTGCGCCCGCGGGGGGGTCGTGGACGAACGGGCCCTCCTCGCCGCCCTTAAGTCCGGCAAGCTCGCCGGGGCCGGCCTCGACGTGTTCGCGGAGGAGCCCCCGAAGAACATGGACCTCCTCCGTCACCCCAAGGTCAGCCTTACCCCCCACATCGGCGCCCAGACCCACGAAGCCCAGGAGCGGATCGGCGACGAGGTGGTGGAGATCCTCCTCCAGCGTGCAAAGGGGGCGTGA
- a CDS encoding histone deacetylase: protein MDIIFSERCLEYHAIGHPEGPARVRMIQHYLAHLGYPFVEAVPATQEELLAVHTLDHIRRVESRDFSDPDCPAYPDIGFYAALAVGGAILAQKRHGFSILRPPGHHAGPAFLGGFCYYNNLAVAVKLSGNRTLIVDIDGHHGNGTEAVFFGNPDVTYVSLHRMYNYPGTGHHSQGNCLNFPLPPRCGKHLYLETLEQALAAAGRNHEELAISVGFDTYKDDPLASLGLEVEAFYDIGYLLGDLRLPTFCVLEGGYVPEIMGPAAEALLTGLEEGGARTGG, encoded by the coding sequence ATGGACATCATTTTCAGCGAGCGGTGCCTGGAGTACCACGCCATCGGCCATCCGGAAGGCCCGGCCCGGGTGCGCATGATCCAGCACTACCTCGCGCACTTGGGGTACCCGTTCGTGGAGGCGGTGCCGGCCACCCAAGAGGAGCTCCTTGCCGTCCATACCCTGGACCACATCCGTCGCGTGGAGTCCCGCGATTTCTCCGACCCGGACTGCCCAGCCTACCCGGACATCGGCTTCTACGCGGCGCTCGCGGTGGGCGGGGCGATCCTGGCTCAGAAGCGGCACGGGTTCTCCATCCTCCGCCCCCCTGGGCATCACGCCGGCCCCGCGTTCCTGGGCGGGTTCTGCTACTACAACAACCTGGCGGTGGCGGTGAAGCTCTCCGGGAACCGCACCTTGATCGTGGACATCGATGGCCACCACGGGAACGGGACCGAGGCCGTGTTCTTCGGGAACCCGGACGTGACCTACGTGTCGCTGCACCGCATGTACAACTACCCCGGCACCGGGCACCACTCCCAGGGGAACTGCCTGAACTTCCCCCTCCCGCCGCGGTGCGGGAAACATCTGTACCTGGAGACCCTGGAGCAGGCCCTGGCCGCGGCCGGCCGAAACCACGAGGAGCTCGCGATCTCGGTGGGGTTCGACACGTACAAGGACGACCCTCTCGCCTCGTTGGGCCTGGAGGTCGAGGCGTTCTACGACATCGGCTACCTGCTCGGGGACCTCAGGCTCCCCACGTTCTGCGTGCTCGAGGGCGGCTACGTCCCGGAGATCATGGGCCCGGCGGCCGAGGCCCTCCTCACAGGCCTAGAAGAAGGAGGAGCAAGAACGGGAGGATGA
- a CDS encoding alanine--glyoxylate aminotransferase family protein, with translation MRKVHSKLFTPGPTEVRPEILQAMATPQIYHRSPEFRELYAELQPKLQKFVYTQQTVLLFTCSSTGAMEAAVQNCVQKKCLNLVNGAFSARWHEITKACGIPCEALEVPWNVAIKPEMVEKKLASGEFDAVTLVYNETSTGMLNPLPEIAEVVHRFPDVLLLVDAVSAMGGVKIEFDRLSLDVCLAGVQKAVALPAGLTICAVSDRALKRAEEVKPRTYYFSFPVMLKSHKKNETPATPSIPHLFALNAQLDAIFEEGLDRRFARHEEMAALVQTWAKRQFDIYPEEGYWSKTVTCIVNTRGISVDNLNKTLVRDHGMRISNGYGDLKEKTFRIAHMGDLTVADVRGLLATIDGILGL, from the coding sequence ATGCGTAAAGTGCACAGCAAGCTTTTCACCCCTGGGCCCACCGAGGTGCGCCCGGAAATCCTCCAGGCCATGGCCACTCCTCAGATCTACCATCGTTCTCCCGAGTTCCGCGAGCTCTACGCGGAACTCCAGCCCAAGCTGCAGAAGTTCGTGTACACCCAGCAGACGGTGCTCCTGTTCACCTGCTCGTCCACCGGGGCGATGGAGGCCGCGGTCCAGAACTGTGTCCAGAAGAAGTGCCTGAACCTCGTGAACGGGGCGTTCAGCGCGCGCTGGCACGAGATCACCAAGGCCTGCGGCATCCCATGCGAGGCGCTGGAGGTCCCGTGGAACGTGGCCATCAAGCCGGAGATGGTGGAGAAGAAGCTCGCAAGCGGGGAGTTCGACGCGGTGACCCTGGTGTACAACGAGACCTCCACCGGGATGCTCAACCCGCTTCCGGAGATCGCCGAGGTCGTGCACCGGTTTCCGGACGTCCTCCTCCTCGTGGACGCGGTGTCGGCCATGGGCGGGGTGAAGATCGAGTTCGACCGTCTGAGCTTGGACGTGTGCCTGGCCGGGGTGCAGAAGGCGGTGGCCCTGCCCGCTGGGCTCACCATCTGCGCCGTGTCCGACCGGGCCCTCAAGCGGGCGGAGGAGGTGAAGCCCCGCACCTACTACTTCAGCTTCCCGGTGATGCTCAAGTCCCACAAGAAGAACGAGACCCCGGCTACCCCATCCATCCCCCACCTCTTCGCCCTGAACGCCCAGCTCGACGCGATCTTCGAGGAAGGCCTGGATCGCCGGTTCGCCCGCCACGAGGAAATGGCCGCCCTCGTCCAAACCTGGGCCAAGCGGCAGTTCGACATCTACCCCGAGGAGGGGTACTGGTCGAAGACGGTGACCTGCATCGTGAACACCCGGGGGATCTCCGTGGACAACCTGAACAAGACCTTGGTGCGCGACCACGGGATGCGCATCTCCAACGGCTACGGCGACCTCAAGGAGAAGACGTTTCGCATCGCCCACATGGGGGATCTCACCGTGGCCGACGTGCGCGGGCTGCTGGCCACGATCGACGGGATCCTCGGGCTGTAG
- a CDS encoding NAD(+)/NADH kinase, with protein sequence MELSQVLFVYNPDRPAAEAVVRRGARWCEGRGIAAHLSPRWRAFPESVDLVVAVGGDGTILRAASGIYPTEIPILGVHVGSLGFLAACEGDHIEDALEEMVSGQVRAERRLRLAAGGPGIAGTALNDVVVVGPAHARYVELAVEVDGDSVAVVSGDGVIVATPTGSTAYALAAGGPIVHPGVGAILIVPLASHCLGLRPVAVPAGAEVRVQALSPAAVFLDGDMAGELAPGEAIRVARAPADTVFLRLSGEATLFARLRDKLGWPAP encoded by the coding sequence GTGGAGCTTAGCCAGGTTCTGTTCGTGTACAATCCGGACAGGCCGGCCGCGGAGGCGGTGGTGAGGCGGGGCGCCCGGTGGTGCGAGGGGCGGGGGATCGCGGCCCACCTCTCGCCCCGGTGGCGGGCGTTCCCGGAGAGCGTGGACCTGGTGGTGGCGGTGGGCGGGGACGGGACGATCCTCCGGGCGGCGTCGGGCATTTACCCAACCGAGATCCCGATCCTCGGCGTGCACGTGGGGTCGCTGGGGTTCCTGGCCGCGTGCGAAGGGGACCACATCGAGGACGCGCTCGAGGAGATGGTCTCCGGTCAGGTTAGGGCAGAACGGCGCCTGCGCCTTGCCGCCGGCGGGCCGGGGATCGCCGGGACCGCCCTCAACGACGTGGTCGTGGTCGGCCCGGCCCACGCTCGGTACGTGGAGTTGGCGGTGGAGGTGGACGGGGACTCGGTTGCCGTCGTTTCCGGGGACGGGGTGATCGTGGCCACGCCCACCGGGAGCACCGCCTACGCCCTGGCCGCGGGCGGCCCCATTGTCCACCCCGGCGTGGGGGCGATCCTGATCGTGCCGCTTGCCTCCCATTGCCTGGGGCTGAGGCCGGTGGCGGTGCCGGCGGGCGCGGAGGTCCGGGTTCAGGCGTTGTCCCCCGCGGCCGTGTTCCTCGACGGGGACATGGCCGGGGAACTGGCCCCAGGCGAGGCGATCCGGGTGGCGCGCGCGCCGGCGGACACGGTGTTCCTACGCCTGTCCGGGGAGGCCACGCTGTTCGCCCGGCTGCGGGACAAACTGGGCTGGCCGGCGCCCTAG
- a CDS encoding TldD/PmbA family protein encodes MRVEELLEATLAQRAADELELVVVREREELTRFTGCQIHQNVASTDTVAYVRAWVDGKVGVKETNDLTRDGLRRAVKEAVAVARVQTRPAGYAPPDPQPIPPLDVWDEATWAATPGERAGLVARAVAEARDLGYNASGSLSTGGTELWVRTSRGVDAHFRGASMRFVTVVLGKERGSGYAEFSGVIAAFRPEEVAHRAVEKARASERRVAIDPGEYTVVLEEPAVATLLGMLSSMGFSARALLEKRSFLCDRLGEKLVSELVTVYDDGRHPQTLPLPFDFEGVPKKRVYFFRSGVAEGVVHDARTATLMGATSTGHALPPPYASYSPMPMHLVLEPGTASDAELLSGVKRGLLVTRFHYARTVDPMRAVMTMMTRDGTFLVEDGKVVAAVEDLRATESGLRALAEVEAVGREPYLITHGEAFGAVLVPKVRIARFAFTGRTERM; translated from the coding sequence GTGAGGGTGGAGGAGCTCTTGGAGGCGACGTTGGCGCAGCGGGCAGCGGACGAGCTGGAGCTCGTGGTCGTCCGCGAGCGGGAGGAGCTCACCCGGTTCACCGGCTGCCAGATCCACCAGAACGTGGCGTCCACGGACACGGTGGCCTACGTACGGGCATGGGTCGACGGCAAGGTGGGGGTGAAGGAGACGAACGACCTCACCCGGGACGGGCTCCGCCGGGCGGTGAAGGAGGCGGTGGCGGTGGCCCGAGTCCAGACCCGCCCCGCCGGCTATGCCCCACCCGATCCGCAGCCCATCCCGCCGCTCGACGTGTGGGACGAGGCCACCTGGGCGGCAACCCCGGGCGAGCGGGCCGGGCTCGTGGCCCGGGCGGTGGCGGAGGCCCGGGACCTCGGGTACAACGCGTCCGGGTCGCTTTCCACCGGTGGGACGGAGCTGTGGGTGCGAACCTCCCGGGGGGTGGACGCCCACTTTCGCGGGGCCTCGATGCGGTTCGTGACCGTGGTCCTAGGGAAGGAACGGGGTTCCGGCTATGCCGAGTTCTCCGGGGTGATCGCCGCGTTTCGGCCGGAGGAGGTGGCCCACCGTGCGGTGGAGAAGGCCCGCGCTTCGGAGCGGCGGGTGGCCATCGATCCTGGGGAGTACACGGTGGTGTTGGAGGAACCGGCGGTGGCGACCCTCCTTGGGATGCTCTCCTCAATGGGGTTCTCTGCCCGGGCCCTCCTCGAGAAGCGCAGTTTCCTCTGCGACCGGCTTGGGGAGAAGCTCGTCTCCGAGTTGGTCACGGTCTACGACGACGGACGCCACCCTCAGACCTTGCCCTTGCCGTTCGACTTCGAGGGGGTGCCCAAGAAGCGGGTCTACTTCTTCCGATCCGGGGTGGCGGAGGGGGTGGTCCACGATGCCCGCACCGCGACGCTGATGGGAGCAACCTCCACCGGCCACGCCCTGCCTCCGCCCTACGCCAGCTACTCCCCGATGCCGATGCACCTGGTGCTGGAGCCGGGGACCGCAAGCGACGCGGAGCTCCTTTCCGGGGTCAAGCGGGGCCTCCTCGTGACCCGGTTCCACTACGCGCGCACGGTGGACCCCATGCGGGCGGTGATGACGATGATGACCCGTGACGGGACGTTCCTCGTCGAGGACGGGAAGGTCGTGGCGGCGGTGGAGGACCTGCGCGCCACCGAGTCCGGCCTGCGGGCCCTGGCGGAGGTGGAGGCGGTGGGCCGAGAGCCGTACCTCATCACCCACGGGGAGGCGTTCGGGGCGGTGCTCGTGCCCAAGGTGCGCATCGCCAGGTTCGCGTTCACCGGCCGAACGGAGAGGATGTAA
- a CDS encoding Maf family protein: protein MALDYENLGPTRQRLILASSSPRRIELLRLLCPQFEVMAPRVDEGEIQGPADLLRTARRKAETVRAQRPHGLVIAADTGVFRDGRAYGKPSDLDEAQATLRALAGGWHSVCTGLVLLSGSAEREALVTTRVLFKPLTEEEIAWYLGVEEVLDKAGAYAIQGRAAPFVERIEGDFFNVMGLPLATLYRLLRELGWRPGEG, encoded by the coding sequence ATGGCCTTGGATTATGAGAACCTGGGACCCACTCGGCAACGGCTGATCCTGGCGTCGAGCTCGCCCCGGAGGATCGAGCTCCTGCGTCTTTTGTGCCCGCAGTTCGAGGTGATGGCGCCGCGGGTGGACGAAGGGGAGATCCAGGGGCCGGCCGATCTCCTCCGCACCGCGCGGCGCAAGGCGGAGACGGTGCGGGCGCAGCGCCCGCATGGGCTGGTCATCGCGGCGGACACCGGCGTGTTCCGGGACGGCCGCGCCTACGGTAAGCCCAGCGACCTCGACGAGGCCCAGGCCACCCTGCGCGCCCTCGCCGGCGGTTGGCACTCCGTGTGCACCGGGCTCGTCCTCCTCTCCGGGTCCGCGGAGCGGGAGGCCCTGGTGACGACCCGGGTCCTGTTCAAACCCCTCACGGAGGAGGAGATCGCGTGGTATCTGGGGGTGGAGGAGGTCCTGGACAAGGCTGGGGCGTACGCGATCCAGGGGCGGGCGGCCCCGTTCGTGGAGCGGATCGAGGGCGACTTCTTCAACGTGATGGGCCTGCCCCTGGCTACCCTGTACCGGCTCCTCCGGGAGCTCGGCTGGCGGCCGGGGGAGGGGTGA